The following coding sequences lie in one Rutidosis leptorrhynchoides isolate AG116_Rl617_1_P2 chromosome 4, CSIRO_AGI_Rlap_v1, whole genome shotgun sequence genomic window:
- the LOC139841858 gene encoding uncharacterized protein produces the protein MAKWAIELDEHDIEFRVRHVINGQVLADFIAKTDSVDEEDTKNSTQVITPKIKSEEWKLYTDSVSSSDGSGAGLMLVKSEGKEFTYALHFEFEKTNNEVEYEALPAGLRMAKELKILHLRAFVDSQLVSNQIRGTFEAKQPTIQQYLSKAKELIESFKSFDIEHVRRSQNKKADALSKLASLTFRHLAKEVLVEVLEKKSILEEEVNDLIQEDEVTWMTPLQVYLET, from the coding sequence ATGGCTAAATGGGCCATTGAGTTAGATGAACATGACATCGAGTTTCGAGTCAGGCACGTAATCAATGGACAAGTTCTGGCAGATTTCATCGCTAAAACAGATAGCGTTGATGAAGAAGATACAAAGAACTCCACTCAGGTCATTACCCCGAAGATTAAAAGTGAAGAATGGAAGTTGTACACTGATAGTGTGTCGAGTTCTGATGGATCAGGTGCTGGTCTGATGTTAGTAAAATCCGAAGGAAAAGAGTTCACATATGCACTCCACTTCGAATTCGAAAAAACTAATAACGAAGTTGAGTACGAAGCACTACCCGCAGGGCTGAGAATGGCGAAGGAATTAAAAATCCTTCACCTTCGAGCTTTCGTCGACTCACAACTAGTGTCTAACCAAATCAGGGGCACTTTTGAAGCAAAGCAACCCACCATCCAACAGTACTTGTCAAAAGCGAAGGAACTAATCGAAAGCTTCAAAAGTTTTGACATCGAACATGTCCGAAGAAGTCAAAATAAGAAGGCAGACGCACTAAGCAAACTTGCTTCGCTAACATTTAGGCATCTTGCAAAAGAAGTCCTGGTGGAGGTGCTAGAAAAGAAATCGATCCTAGAAGAAGAGGTCAATGACCTCATACAAGAAGACGAGGTAACATGGATGACCCCACTGCAAGTATATCTTGAAACATGA